Proteins encoded by one window of Cylindrospermum stagnale PCC 7417:
- a CDS encoding cell division protein ZapB, with product MRTTTGSVHSHPPTTPGYSPSVPLSVYRELTAELQATQAKSDALTAKNHQLAQENQLLRQEIAKVVESCLQLQKLVDSSAAPVSPPVPRAATQAKSPTKHPANPAPPRQQANRVPPQKSRRDDFVDTSFPIREPVFIEEQEVRYYAVPKPEVKELSGWLLVFTIFFIMVTAFGAGYLVVRPLFANQNN from the coding sequence ATGCGAACAACCACAGGTTCTGTTCACAGCCACCCACCCACTACTCCAGGCTACTCCCCCTCTGTACCACTTTCTGTATACCGGGAATTGACAGCGGAGTTACAAGCAACACAAGCCAAATCTGATGCACTCACAGCTAAAAATCACCAACTAGCTCAAGAAAATCAACTACTCCGCCAAGAAATTGCTAAGGTAGTTGAGTCTTGTTTACAGCTGCAAAAGTTGGTTGATTCCTCTGCCGCACCCGTTTCTCCACCAGTGCCTCGTGCTGCTACCCAGGCGAAAAGTCCAACCAAGCATCCAGCAAATCCAGCGCCTCCACGTCAGCAAGCAAACCGTGTTCCTCCCCAAAAAAGCCGCCGCGATGACTTTGTGGACACGAGTTTCCCAATTCGAGAACCTGTCTTTATTGAAGAACAAGAAGTCCGTTATTATGCTGTCCCCAAGCCTGAGGTAAAGGAACTCAGTGGCTGGTTGTTAGTCTTCACCATCTTTTTCATTATGGTGACTGCTTTTGGTGCTGGGTATTTAGTTGTGCGTCCCTTGTTTGCAAATCAGAATAATTAG
- the thiD gene encoding bifunctional hydroxymethylpyrimidine kinase/phosphomethylpyrimidine kinase, which translates to MNANSSSRIPVALTIAGSDSGGGAGIQSDLRTFAFHCVHGTSAITCITAQNTVEVRRVDAMPTEAVVAQIQAVVEDIGVQAVKTGMLLNQEIISAVAQQLEALQIANLVVDPVMVSRTGAQLIDDQAVSTLCHALIPQAAIITPNRYEAEILSGLEIDSLEKMRLAAQIIHQNLGTKAVLVKGGGMQGNLRGVDIWFDGQRWETLTTKQVDTKNTHGTGCTLSAAIAANLALGKDLWSAVQQAKQYVTTALTYSLNIGKGQGPVGHFFPLLQNSAEKDNSL; encoded by the coding sequence ATGAACGCCAACTCCTCATCAAGAATACCTGTTGCTTTAACCATTGCCGGTTCAGATAGCGGCGGTGGTGCGGGAATTCAAAGTGATTTACGCACCTTTGCTTTTCATTGTGTCCACGGCACTAGTGCTATCACCTGCATTACAGCCCAAAATACTGTAGAGGTGAGGCGAGTCGATGCGATGCCAACTGAGGCGGTTGTGGCGCAAATTCAAGCAGTAGTTGAGGATATCGGCGTACAGGCTGTAAAAACGGGAATGTTACTCAACCAAGAAATTATCTCTGCTGTTGCCCAGCAACTGGAAGCTTTACAAATTGCTAACCTAGTGGTTGATCCGGTGATGGTGTCACGCACAGGGGCACAATTGATTGATGATCAGGCTGTGAGTACTCTGTGCCATGCCCTCATTCCCCAAGCTGCTATTATTACGCCAAATCGCTACGAAGCTGAGATTTTGAGCGGTTTAGAGATTGATTCTCTAGAGAAAATGCGACTAGCTGCCCAAATCATTCACCAAAATTTAGGGACAAAGGCTGTTTTAGTCAAAGGTGGAGGAATGCAGGGAAATTTGCGTGGTGTTGATATCTGGTTTGATGGGCAAAGGTGGGAAACTTTGACGACAAAACAAGTAGATACGAAAAACACTCACGGTACTGGTTGTACCCTATCAGCTGCGATCGCTGCTAATCTGGCCTTGGGCAAAGATTTGTGGTCAGCAGTGCAACAGGCAAAGCAGTATGTCACCACCGCACTTACCTACTCCCTCAACATTGGCAAAGGACAAGGCCCTGTAGGACATTTTTTCCCCTTGTTGCAAAATAGCGCTGAGAAAGACAATTCCTTGTAA
- a CDS encoding HigA family addiction module antitoxin gives MARPPIHPGEILADELHELGMSASDLACFLHVPKNRITEIINGKRSITADTALRLGRWFGTGAELWMNLQKNYHLRLVEQKIGKEIKLTISPRLSTQNIQVTA, from the coding sequence ATGGCGCGTCCACCTATTCATCCCGGCGAAATTCTGGCTGATGAACTGCATGAATTAGGAATGAGTGCGAGTGATTTAGCCTGTTTCCTTCATGTCCCTAAAAATCGGATTACAGAAATAATTAATGGTAAAAGGTCAATTACTGCTGATACTGCATTACGTCTAGGACGATGGTTTGGTACTGGGGCTGAACTTTGGATGAATTTGCAAAAAAATTATCACCTCAGGCTTGTTGAACAAAAAATTGGTAAAGAAATTAAACTAACTATTTCCCCTCGGTTATCAACGCAGAATATACAAGTTACAGCCTAA
- a CDS encoding DUF3800 domain-containing protein has product MTLYFYADETKFYLDNHDGTTTNAYGYGVLITRYSVEDTSVIIEALNNLRQDPDINKPEFIISDKRTLDRAYFHASDDSQNAHSHLCTAIREYIQGKFRYDYDDKNKYEDILTLSCLEFTCRNEPIVLVVEQRIDFQQPDADKWKEDAYRDIEKSLVKLPDSPAYFPEIKVEIKKKENAGLQVTDFILWAINRTKKKKPDTKWYDRLKFVSSSSFQIENNLFTGGEYILKQDLYENISYFRYPQSCFPLKDLPNNFLDLVDLYLFIEQQLLKIHCGVIPNHVLHLQDKLTKAVKNFNFTDKGQLNNTKIIQKIASIYIRLFDTFPLYQNLLEDDSSQWSKFLLSRKFASKLLFQEDSNVQIFCHQLVEYKLRNSSRG; this is encoded by the coding sequence ATGACATTATATTTTTATGCTGATGAAACTAAATTTTATTTAGACAATCATGATGGGACAACTACAAATGCTTACGGCTATGGGGTGCTAATAACGAGATATTCTGTGGAAGATACATCTGTAATTATAGAAGCTTTAAATAATTTAAGGCAAGATCCAGATATTAACAAACCGGAATTTATAATATCTGATAAAAGAACTCTTGACAGAGCGTATTTTCATGCTTCTGACGACAGCCAAAACGCTCATAGTCATTTATGTACAGCTATCAGAGAATATATACAAGGAAAATTTCGTTATGATTATGATGATAAAAATAAATATGAAGATATTCTTACTCTCTCTTGTTTAGAATTTACTTGCAGAAATGAACCTATCGTACTTGTCGTAGAACAAAGAATTGATTTTCAACAACCCGATGCAGATAAATGGAAAGAGGATGCCTATAGAGATATTGAAAAAAGTCTGGTTAAACTACCAGATAGTCCGGCTTATTTTCCAGAAATAAAAGTTGAAATTAAGAAGAAAGAAAATGCGGGACTTCAGGTAACTGATTTTATTCTTTGGGCTATCAATCGAACAAAAAAGAAAAAGCCAGATACAAAATGGTATGACAGATTAAAATTTGTATCCTCTAGTAGCTTTCAAATAGAAAATAATTTATTTACAGGAGGAGAATATATACTAAAGCAAGACTTATATGAGAATATCTCATATTTTCGATACCCTCAATCATGTTTTCCTCTCAAAGATTTACCTAATAATTTCTTGGATTTAGTAGATCTATACTTATTTATTGAACAACAATTATTAAAAATTCATTGTGGTGTTATTCCAAATCATGTTTTACATCTTCAAGACAAACTAACCAAAGCCGTTAAAAATTTTAATTTTACTGATAAAGGACAATTAAATAACACAAAAATAATCCAAAAAATTGCTTCGATTTACATTAGATTATTTGATACATTTCCACTATATCAAAATTTGCTAGAAGATGATTCTAGTCAATGGTCAAAGTTTTTACTATCTAGGAAATTCGCATCTAAGTTATTGTTTCAAGAAGATTCTAACGTTCAAATATTCTGTCATCAGCTTGTTGAGTATAAACTTAGAAACTCTTCAAGAGGATAA
- the rdgB gene encoding RdgB/HAM1 family non-canonical purine NTP pyrophosphatase — protein MTKLLVVATGNPGKLREMQAYLADSGWELTLKPEELDVEETGETFAANACLKASEIAKATGNWAIADDSGLQVDALNGAPGVYSARYGNTDAERIARLLRELGDGVNRQAQFACAIAIANPDGAIALQSEGVCRGEILTATRGDGGFGYDPIFYVPEKQLTFAQMTPEEKKSISHRGKALKALIPQLAKVLS, from the coding sequence ATGACTAAATTACTCGTAGTCGCTACAGGAAATCCAGGTAAATTGCGGGAAATGCAAGCTTACCTCGCTGATTCTGGTTGGGAATTAACCCTCAAACCGGAAGAATTAGACGTTGAAGAAACAGGTGAAACCTTTGCTGCTAATGCCTGTCTTAAAGCCTCAGAAATTGCCAAAGCTACAGGAAATTGGGCGATTGCTGATGATTCTGGCTTGCAAGTAGACGCCCTGAATGGCGCACCAGGGGTATATTCTGCCCGATATGGCAACACCGACGCAGAACGCATTGCTAGACTATTGCGGGAATTGGGTGATGGAGTTAATCGTCAAGCGCAGTTTGCCTGTGCAATTGCGATCGCTAATCCTGATGGTGCGATCGCTTTACAATCTGAAGGTGTATGTCGTGGCGAAATCCTGACAGCAACCCGTGGTGATGGCGGTTTTGGCTATGATCCTATTTTTTATGTACCAGAAAAGCAATTGACTTTTGCCCAAATGACACCAGAAGAGAAAAAATCAATTAGTCATCGGGGTAAGGCATTGAAAGCTTTAATTCCGCAATTGGCAAAAGTCTTGAGTTAG
- the purN gene encoding phosphoribosylglycinamide formyltransferase, giving the protein MSQNSTIDVASVSLISPMISSQKFTPSAPLKLGIMASGNGSNFEAVAQAIQDGQLNASIQVLVYNNPGAKAAVRAANWGVESVLLNHRDYKSREDLDRRIVQTLRQYDVEFVIMAGWMRLVTQVLIDAFPEQMINIHPSLLPSFKGIHAVEQALASGVKITGCTVHLLCLEVDSGPILMQAAVPVLPDDTAETLHARIQLQEHRILPQAIALAAQRQCLTLV; this is encoded by the coding sequence ATGAGTCAGAATTCCACAATAGATGTTGCTTCTGTTAGTCTAATTTCTCCGATGATCTCTAGCCAAAAATTTACACCAAGCGCTCCTTTGAAATTGGGAATTATGGCGTCTGGGAATGGGAGCAATTTTGAGGCAGTGGCTCAAGCTATCCAAGATGGGCAGCTAAATGCTTCTATTCAAGTTTTAGTTTACAATAACCCAGGGGCTAAGGCAGCGGTACGCGCTGCAAATTGGGGTGTAGAATCTGTTTTGTTGAATCACCGTGACTACAAAAGCCGGGAAGATTTAGACCGACGAATTGTGCAGACGTTGCGGCAGTATGATGTGGAATTTGTGATTATGGCTGGCTGGATGCGGTTGGTAACACAAGTATTAATTGATGCTTTTCCTGAGCAGATGATCAATATCCATCCCAGCTTGTTGCCTAGTTTCAAGGGTATCCATGCTGTCGAACAAGCCTTGGCATCTGGGGTGAAAATCACTGGTTGTACTGTGCATCTACTTTGTTTAGAGGTGGACAGTGGACCAATTTTGATGCAAGCGGCGGTGCCAGTGCTTCCGGATGACACAGCCGAAACACTCCATGCCAGAATTCAACTTCAGGAACATCGGATTTTGCCACAGGCGATCGCATTAGCAGCTCAAAGACAATGCCTAACTTTGGTATAA
- a CDS encoding P-II family nitrogen regulator, with product MKKVEAIIRPFKLDEVKIALVNAGIVGMTVSEVRGFGRQKGQTERYRGSEYTVEFLQKLKVEIVVEDSQVDMVVDKVIAAARTGEIGDGKIFISPVEQVIRIRTGEKNTEAV from the coding sequence ATGAAAAAAGTAGAAGCTATTATCCGTCCATTTAAGCTTGATGAAGTGAAAATCGCTTTAGTCAATGCGGGAATTGTGGGTATGACTGTTTCTGAAGTTCGGGGTTTCGGACGGCAAAAGGGTCAAACTGAGCGATATCGGGGTTCGGAATACACGGTTGAGTTTCTGCAAAAGCTGAAGGTAGAAATCGTTGTGGAAGACAGCCAGGTTGATATGGTGGTAGATAAAGTTATCGCCGCCGCCCGTACTGGTGAAATTGGTGATGGTAAAATTTTCATCTCACCTGTTGAGCAAGTGATTCGGATTCGTACCGGAGAAAAGAACACAGAAGCTGTCTAA
- a CDS encoding cupin domain-containing protein, with amino-acid sequence MNSDDRGYFLQIAQDGWAEVNYVETLANKIRGKHYHKETSELFFIISGEIKVSVENLSSGQSTVFVAKKGDNFIIEPGEFHTFHTITDSQWIAMLSQKIDPHNPDFHQVKDFITL; translated from the coding sequence ATGAACTCAGATGATCGTGGTTATTTTTTGCAAATAGCGCAAGATGGATGGGCTGAGGTGAATTATGTTGAAACCCTGGCTAATAAAATCAGAGGCAAGCACTATCACAAAGAAACATCTGAACTTTTTTTCATTATTTCCGGTGAGATAAAAGTAAGCGTAGAGAATTTATCTTCTGGTCAATCAACTGTGTTCGTGGCAAAAAAAGGTGATAATTTTATAATCGAACCTGGGGAATTTCATACTTTTCATACCATAACCGACTCACAATGGATTGCTATGCTTTCTCAAAAGATAGATCCTCATAATCCAGACTTTCATCAAGTCAAAGATTTCATCACGCTGTAA
- a CDS encoding phosphoglucomutase/phosphomannomutase family protein has product MPVVANEIKFGTDGWRGVIGEEFTFERLALVAPVAAQVLYNTYFSTVGSRTIIVGYDRRFMAEEFARVVVDAVTAVGFDVLLSETFAPTPAFSWAAKELNALGALVITASHNPGSYLGLKVKGAFGGSVPPEVTKEIENLLSMGVSPSAIPGKAEKFDPWPSYTAALKGKVDIAKIQNAIASGQLTIFVDVMHGAAASGLEKLLGAEVKEINSNRDPLFGGGAPEPLPKYLSSLFTFIKNHRETNPSGLAVGLVFDGDCDRIAAVDGEANFLSSQILIPILIDHLTLRRSFSGEIVKTVSGSDLIPLVAKHHHLSVFETAVGYKYIADRMLAADVLLGGEESGGIGYGSHIPERDALLSALYVLEAVVESGLDLGDYYRYLQKQVNFTSAYDRIDLPLASMSVRQRLLQQLQTQPLTEIAGKAVIGCQTIDGYKFRLADQSWLMIRFSGTEPVLRLYCEAPTLEQVHQTLAWAKTWAE; this is encoded by the coding sequence ATGCCAGTTGTAGCTAACGAAATTAAGTTCGGTACAGACGGCTGGCGGGGCGTGATAGGTGAAGAGTTCACCTTTGAACGCCTGGCCTTGGTCGCGCCGGTTGCCGCACAAGTACTATATAATACATATTTTTCTACGGTGGGTAGCCGGACAATTATTGTCGGTTACGATCGCCGATTTATGGCAGAAGAATTTGCCCGTGTTGTCGTCGATGCTGTCACAGCCGTTGGTTTTGACGTGTTACTGAGTGAAACTTTTGCCCCAACCCCGGCTTTTAGCTGGGCAGCAAAAGAACTCAACGCCTTAGGTGCACTGGTAATTACGGCTAGTCATAATCCAGGCTCATATTTAGGTTTAAAAGTCAAAGGTGCTTTTGGCGGATCGGTACCACCAGAAGTTACCAAAGAAATCGAAAATCTGTTGTCGATGGGAGTGTCCCCGTCAGCCATACCAGGCAAAGCAGAGAAGTTTGACCCCTGGCCAAGTTATACAGCCGCGCTAAAAGGTAAAGTTGATATTGCCAAAATTCAGAATGCGATCGCATCTGGCCAACTCACAATCTTTGTTGATGTGATGCACGGCGCTGCTGCCAGCGGACTAGAGAAACTACTAGGCGCTGAGGTAAAAGAAATCAACAGTAACCGTGACCCCTTATTTGGTGGCGGTGCCCCGGAACCTTTGCCGAAATACCTTTCTAGTCTATTTACCTTCATCAAAAATCACCGGGAAACGAATCCCTCAGGTTTAGCGGTGGGGTTGGTATTTGACGGAGATTGCGATCGCATCGCCGCAGTGGATGGAGAAGCAAACTTCTTGAGTTCCCAAATATTAATCCCGATCTTAATTGACCACTTAACCCTAAGGCGCAGCTTTAGCGGCGAAATCGTCAAAACAGTGAGTGGTTCTGACTTAATCCCCCTTGTAGCCAAACACCATCACCTGTCGGTGTTTGAAACAGCAGTTGGTTACAAATACATTGCCGATAGAATGTTAGCCGCAGATGTATTATTAGGCGGCGAAGAGTCGGGAGGAATTGGCTATGGTAGCCATATTCCCGAACGGGATGCCCTGCTGTCGGCATTGTATGTGTTAGAGGCGGTAGTTGAATCTGGGCTAGATTTAGGTGATTATTATCGCTACTTGCAAAAACAAGTTAATTTCACCTCAGCTTACGATCGCATCGATTTACCCCTAGCAAGTATGTCTGTGAGACAGCGGTTATTGCAACAACTGCAAACTCAACCTTTAACTGAAATTGCCGGAAAAGCCGTGATTGGTTGTCAAACAATTGACGGTTATAAATTCCGCCTAGCCGATCAAAGTTGGTTAATGATTCGCTTTAGCGGTACTGAACCAGTGTTACGCCTCTACTGTGAAGCCCCCACACTGGAACAAGTGCATCAAACTCTCGCTTGGGCAAAAACCTGGGCGGAATAA
- a CDS encoding type II toxin-antitoxin system VapC family toxin: MYLLDTNICIALLKENPQAVNRFNRYFSQCYLSTIIVAELYKGVYFSQQVTKNLETLGQFTDLLPIETFDVDAAIEFGKIQGELKKIGKPTGELDALIAAVARSRNDILVTNNIKDFTNIPNLQLENWLENSI, encoded by the coding sequence ATGTATCTGTTAGACACTAACATTTGCATTGCACTGCTCAAAGAGAACCCCCAAGCGGTGAATAGATTTAATCGCTACTTTAGCCAATGTTATCTATCTACAATTATAGTTGCGGAACTTTATAAAGGCGTTTACTTTTCTCAACAGGTTACCAAGAATCTAGAAACTCTAGGACAGTTTACTGACTTATTACCCATAGAAACATTTGACGTAGATGCCGCTATTGAATTTGGCAAGATTCAAGGTGAACTAAAAAAAATTGGTAAGCCAACTGGAGAATTAGATGCTTTAATTGCTGCTGTTGCTCGTTCTCGCAATGATATTCTCGTAACTAATAACATCAAAGATTTTACTAATATCCCCAACTTGCAATTAGAGAACTGGTTAGAAAATTCTATCTAG